From Trueperella pecoris, a single genomic window includes:
- the rplI gene encoding 50S ribosomal protein L9 — translation MKVILTHEVAKLGQPGDVVTVKDGYGRNYLIPRGYATAWTKGAQRQIDQINEARRRRVTEDLESARASREALEAKTLEIAKTAGTNGRLFGAVTTADVAKVASQITGKSVDRRQVNLMSVIKSVGEYTGSVKLADEIVANVKINVVAE, via the coding sequence ATGAAGGTCATCCTGACTCACGAAGTTGCGAAGCTCGGTCAGCCGGGCGACGTCGTCACCGTTAAGGACGGCTACGGCCGTAACTACCTGATCCCGCGTGGCTACGCCACCGCTTGGACCAAGGGTGCACAGCGTCAGATCGATCAGATCAACGAGGCACGCCGCCGCCGCGTCACTGAGGACCTCGAGTCCGCACGTGCATCGCGCGAGGCTCTTGAGGCTAAGACCCTCGAGATTGCCAAGACTGCCGGTACCAATGGCCGCCTCTTCGGCGCCGTGACGACCGCGGACGTGGCAAAGGTTGCTTCACAGATCACGGGCAAGTCCGTCGATCGCCGCCAGGTCAATCTCATGTCGGTCATCAAGTCCGTCGGCGAGTACACCGGCTCGGTGAAGCTCGCAGATGAGATCGTTGCCAACGTCAAGATCAACGTGGTTGCTGAGTAA
- a CDS encoding bifunctional metallophosphatase/5'-nucleotidase: MKNPMKKLAMSAVAATSLILSPAVALATPDGTDAPTTIAADSTAPVDKDKVDVDKSSEVTTEDKTKDETTDEGTAEDKAGEEAAGEEAAVEEAAAEAKEDAKADSDLVTLDLYNLTDIHGHIEKSEYKGKVSEAGLAAMSCYIKDAKTKNPNSQLVLLGDNIGASPFTSGSQNDNPTIEALNKMDVFASTIGNHEFDKGQKVLKARFAGGEVDGVTYTKIGFPYLGANVEGMEEIKPYKVWTSKSGVKVAFIGAIEDDAETKVFPGTFDGMKFNKPVPVINNLAKDIKERKEADVVIAMYDNDVERSLPNMGEYVDGLMGGDTHKPYYFTKVATKAGHKISATASGSFTDNLANLRITFDKKAGKVVDSEAIQIKAEDVVKCGEDKAVADVVAAAKKISDEKGAKVIAEGTGNFSRGYQETKKDGEVTLGENRGTESTIGGLIADAMRGSFTTLDKKPIDIGIINAGGIRADLMPKDGKVTVSDVFKVQPFSNEVGYVKMNGAQFKTLLEQQWKVLDEKSTRPMLKLGLSSNVKYTFDPAKKMGERITSLLIDDKPIDPAKIYTVGSVTFLLTGGDSFDVLKEVKDTFTTIPNGLDRDFFGSYLTANPKVQPRAHVHSVGVTVDSKVDGTNVSAKVSLRGLSFSGKAEARTENVTVKLGDKTVTAKVNNTLEDPNAAKENAIVTADGVGYLDQPIEISATATCGDAKTAHLPLTVTDDKGKVLVGEAAGLGVAVDCAGTDKPDPDKPAPASAGVLMLGQTTVERGDTLKIMGDSFAPNEPVVISIHSNPVTVFDGKVDAQGFIIVDWTVPADFALGEHTASIVGKFSSASAKFTVVEKKAAGKSGSKLAHTGAESMCLVLTALLLGGAGVTFAVAGRRKSVK, from the coding sequence ATGAAGAATCCAATGAAAAAGTTGGCGATGAGCGCTGTCGCAGCCACGTCGCTGATTCTTTCACCAGCGGTCGCTCTTGCGACCCCTGATGGAACAGATGCACCGACCACTATTGCGGCTGATTCGACAGCCCCGGTAGATAAGGACAAGGTCGACGTCGATAAGTCTTCGGAAGTAACGACCGAAGACAAGACCAAGGACGAGACCACTGATGAAGGCACAGCCGAAGACAAGGCTGGTGAAGAGGCCGCTGGCGAGGAAGCAGCTGTTGAGGAGGCAGCAGCCGAGGCGAAGGAAGACGCCAAGGCCGATTCCGACCTCGTCACCCTCGATCTGTACAACCTCACCGACATCCACGGTCACATTGAGAAGTCCGAATACAAGGGTAAGGTTTCTGAAGCCGGCCTGGCAGCCATGTCCTGTTACATCAAGGACGCCAAGACCAAGAACCCGAACTCCCAGCTCGTTCTCCTTGGTGACAACATCGGTGCTTCCCCCTTCACCTCTGGTTCCCAGAATGACAACCCGACCATCGAAGCACTGAACAAGATGGACGTGTTTGCCTCCACGATCGGTAACCACGAATTCGACAAGGGTCAGAAAGTCCTCAAGGCCCGCTTCGCCGGAGGCGAGGTTGATGGCGTCACCTACACCAAGATCGGCTTCCCCTACCTCGGCGCCAATGTCGAAGGCATGGAAGAGATCAAGCCCTACAAGGTGTGGACTTCCAAGTCCGGCGTTAAGGTCGCCTTCATTGGCGCAATCGAGGACGACGCCGAAACCAAGGTCTTCCCGGGAACCTTCGACGGCATGAAGTTCAACAAGCCCGTCCCGGTCATCAACAACCTTGCCAAGGACATCAAGGAGCGAAAGGAAGCCGACGTCGTCATCGCGATGTATGACAACGACGTCGAACGCTCGCTGCCTAACATGGGCGAGTACGTGGACGGTCTCATGGGCGGCGACACTCACAAGCCGTACTACTTCACCAAGGTAGCCACGAAGGCTGGCCACAAGATCTCGGCAACTGCCTCGGGCTCGTTCACTGATAACCTCGCTAACCTCCGGATCACTTTCGACAAGAAGGCCGGAAAGGTCGTCGATTCGGAGGCCATCCAGATCAAGGCCGAAGACGTCGTCAAGTGCGGCGAGGATAAGGCCGTTGCCGACGTCGTCGCAGCCGCGAAGAAGATCTCTGACGAGAAGGGCGCGAAGGTTATCGCGGAGGGGACCGGAAACTTCTCTCGCGGCTACCAGGAAACCAAGAAGGATGGCGAGGTCACCCTAGGCGAAAACCGTGGCACCGAATCCACTATCGGCGGCCTGATCGCTGACGCGATGCGTGGATCGTTCACCACTCTTGACAAGAAGCCGATCGACATTGGCATCATCAACGCCGGCGGCATTCGTGCTGACCTCATGCCCAAGGATGGCAAGGTCACAGTGAGTGATGTTTTCAAGGTTCAGCCGTTCTCCAACGAGGTTGGCTACGTGAAGATGAATGGTGCTCAGTTCAAGACACTCCTTGAGCAGCAGTGGAAGGTTCTCGACGAAAAGTCGACCCGCCCAATGCTCAAGCTTGGACTGTCCTCCAATGTCAAGTACACTTTCGACCCGGCCAAGAAGATGGGAGAGCGTATCACCTCGCTCCTCATCGATGACAAGCCGATCGATCCGGCTAAGATCTACACCGTCGGCTCCGTCACTTTCCTTCTGACTGGTGGAGATTCCTTCGACGTCCTGAAGGAAGTCAAGGATACCTTTACGACCATCCCGAACGGCCTCGATCGTGACTTCTTTGGTTCTTACCTGACGGCAAACCCGAAGGTACAGCCACGCGCTCACGTTCATTCGGTTGGCGTGACAGTCGATTCGAAAGTTGACGGAACGAATGTTTCGGCCAAGGTTTCCCTGCGTGGTCTGTCCTTCTCGGGCAAGGCTGAGGCGCGCACCGAGAACGTCACTGTCAAGCTCGGCGACAAGACCGTCACAGCGAAGGTGAATAACACCCTCGAGGATCCGAACGCCGCCAAGGAAAACGCCATCGTGACCGCTGACGGCGTCGGCTACCTCGACCAGCCGATCGAGATCTCGGCTACCGCCACCTGCGGCGATGCTAAGACCGCTCACCTCCCGCTGACCGTCACCGACGACAAGGGCAAGGTTCTCGTGGGCGAGGCTGCCGGCCTCGGCGTCGCGGTCGATTGTGCGGGCACCGACAAGCCGGACCCCGATAAGCCGGCACCTGCTTCGGCCGGAGTGCTCATGCTCGGTCAGACCACCGTCGAGCGAGGCGACACGCTCAAGATCATGGGCGACAGCTTCGCGCCAAACGAGCCGGTCGTGATCTCGATTCACTCCAACCCGGTCACCGTCTTCGACGGAAAGGTCGATGCTCAGGGCTTCATCATCGTCGACTGGACTGTTCCGGCAGACTTTGCCCTCGGCGAACACACAGCGTCGATCGTTGGTAAGTTCTCCAGCGCCTCCGCTAAGTTCACTGTCGTCGAGAAGAAGGCAGCCGGCAAGTCTGGTTCTAAGCTGGCACACACAGGCGCAGAGTCCATGTGCCTCGTGCTCACCGCACTGCTCCTCGGTGGAGCTGGTGTGACATTCGCGGTTGCAGGACGCCGTAAGAGCGTCAAGTAA
- a CDS encoding MATE family efflux transporter, with protein MSQSSHALKRSIRQLALPSLATLLAEPLLVAVDTTMVGRLGTNPLAGLSLASTVLTTLVGVCIFLSYATTASTARYVGAGRPDRGLRQGLDGMWLAVGLGVMLGVLLAVFAPHVLGWFGPEPAVLDQAVHYTRASAAGLPGMLLVLAATGTLRGFADTRTPLIAATAGALVNMPVNIALIYAANMGVAGAGFGTALAQSGMAVYLAWQVVRLARTHRVGLRPSGTGVLLALRDAVPLIIRTLSLRGAILLQISAATGLGTIALAANQIVMTMWNFAAYGLDALATAAQILVGQGLGSGDRERVRAIVRRCLIYGVKVGAALGVVLASLSFVIPGVMSVDRDVAWLATQAMWVTSAAMPLAAVTYILDGVLIGAGDTRKLAVFMVASLTAFAPIALFFAGPGATWPSAGMVWLWVGYSGIFMAVRAGTMLYRIRKTAWMGLD; from the coding sequence GTGAGTCAATCCTCCCACGCCCTCAAACGGTCCATTCGCCAACTCGCCCTCCCCTCACTTGCCACCCTCCTGGCGGAGCCACTACTCGTCGCCGTCGACACGACGATGGTCGGCCGCCTCGGCACGAATCCCCTTGCCGGGCTTTCCCTCGCCTCAACCGTGCTGACCACGCTCGTCGGGGTGTGCATTTTCCTTTCCTATGCCACGACGGCGTCCACGGCACGATACGTCGGCGCTGGACGGCCCGACCGCGGGCTACGGCAAGGGCTGGATGGCATGTGGCTGGCCGTGGGCCTCGGCGTCATGCTCGGGGTTCTCCTCGCCGTCTTCGCTCCCCACGTCCTCGGATGGTTCGGCCCCGAACCCGCGGTGCTCGACCAGGCCGTGCACTACACGCGCGCCTCGGCCGCCGGGTTGCCCGGCATGCTCCTCGTCCTGGCTGCTACCGGGACGCTGCGCGGTTTCGCCGACACGCGCACCCCGCTCATCGCCGCCACCGCCGGGGCCCTGGTCAACATGCCTGTCAACATTGCCCTCATCTACGCCGCCAACATGGGGGTTGCTGGAGCTGGCTTCGGCACCGCGCTCGCCCAAAGCGGCATGGCCGTCTACCTAGCGTGGCAGGTTGTGCGCCTGGCTCGCACGCATCGCGTGGGGTTACGTCCCAGCGGCACCGGCGTTCTCCTCGCTTTGCGCGACGCCGTCCCGCTGATCATCCGCACGCTCTCGTTGCGCGGGGCGATTTTGCTGCAAATATCGGCGGCAACCGGGCTGGGCACGATCGCACTGGCAGCAAACCAGATTGTCATGACGATGTGGAACTTCGCCGCCTACGGGCTCGACGCGTTAGCCACGGCCGCCCAGATCCTCGTGGGGCAAGGCCTCGGTTCAGGGGATCGCGAGCGCGTGCGCGCGATCGTGCGTCGTTGCCTGATCTATGGGGTCAAGGTGGGGGCGGCGCTCGGCGTCGTGCTTGCCAGCCTGTCATTCGTCATCCCCGGTGTCATGAGCGTTGACCGCGACGTGGCCTGGCTGGCCACGCAGGCGATGTGGGTGACGTCGGCCGCGATGCCGCTCGCCGCCGTGACCTACATCCTCGACGGGGTCCTCATCGGGGCGGGCGATACCCGCAAGCTGGCGGTCTTCATGGTGGCCTCGCTCACCGCCTTTGCCCCGATCGCGCTCTTCTTTGCCGGCCCGGGTGCCACCTGGCCGAGCGCGGGCATGGTGTGGCTCTGGGTGGGCTATTCCGGCATCTTTATGGCGGTCCGTGCCGGGACAATGCTGTACCGGATACGTAAAACTGCCTGGATGGGGCTAGATTAG